The Longimicrobium sp. DNA window TACGCCCGCTGCTACGATCCGAGCTGGGGCCGGCACAAGGCGCGTACCCGCCCTACCCCTGGCAACCACGAGTACGCCACGCCCAACGCGGCGCCCTACTACGCCTACTTCGGCGCGGCGGCGGGGAATCCCGGCGAGGGGTGGTACAGCTACGAGCTCGGCGCATGGCACGTCGTGGTGCTCAACAGCGAGGTGCCGCGCACGCCGGACTCGCCGCAGATCCAGTGGCTGCGCGCGGACCTGGCGGCGCACCCGGCGCGCTGCACCCTTGCGTACTGGCACAAGCCGCGCTTCAGCTCGGGCCCGCACGGCAACAACGAGGCGATGCAGCCCTTCTGGGACGCGCTCTACGAAGCGGGCGCCGATGTGGTGCTCACCGGCCACGACCACATCTACGAGCGCTTCGCCCCCATGACGCCGGACGGGCGTGCGGACGCGGCGCGAGGAATCCGGTCGTTCGTCGTGGGCACCGGCGGGCGCAGCCTGTACGACATCGCCAGCGTTGCCGCCAACAGCCAGTTCCGGCAGAACACGGCCATCGGCATCATCCGCTTCGAGCTGGCGGAGAGCAGCTATCGCTGGCGCTTCATCCCCACGAGCGGCGCGCCCATGGACGAGGGTAGTGCGAGCTGCCACTAACAACGGCATGTCTCACGCGGAGACGCGAAGACGCAAAGAAGAGCACGCGAAGTTCTCTTCGTGTCTTTGCGTCTTTGCGTGAGGCCAATCATTAGAAGCCTGGTCGAACAACGAACTCCGGTCAGTACTTGGAAGCAGCCACCCGCCCCGCCATTCTGGACCTGCTGCGGGATCGCACCCGCGCGGCGCACGACCGCGCCGAGGAAGCGCTTCCGCTCCTCG harbors:
- a CDS encoding metallophosphoesterase, which codes for MKTIHLLAAALVLAACSREPAAVVPRAALLLAAGDIAECPRQGDEATAALLDTLPGTVAVLGDNAYERGTEEEYARCYDPSWGRHKARTRPTPGNHEYATPNAAPYYAYFGAAAGNPGEGWYSYELGAWHVVVLNSEVPRTPDSPQIQWLRADLAAHPARCTLAYWHKPRFSSGPHGNNEAMQPFWDALYEAGADVVLTGHDHIYERFAPMTPDGRADAARGIRSFVVGTGGRSLYDIASVAANSQFRQNTAIGIIRFELAESSYRWRFIPTSGAPMDEGSASCH